From the genome of Turicibacter faecis, one region includes:
- a CDS encoding HAMP domain-containing sensor histidine kinase yields MRQLLTKISFSFYTTLFIFILYVLIFTITACLIYTVIGLGWFDEESLNPMLLTLAACFLVGTTISIIWGHKMLKNVRIFTGAMDQLASGDFSVRLNMTHPLEYQLLSDNFNRMAEQLAGIQVLRTDFINHFSHEFKTPIVSIKGFAQILKDDTLSKEEREEYLTIMIEEADRLSTLATNVLMLSNIESQTLLVDRQRFNLGEQLRQCILMFEPKLIKKDILLLATIEDEDIYANKELLNQVWLNLLDNAIKFVPIGGKIEVSMGSYEADLTVMIADNGCGIAKETLPKIFDKFYQEDHSRKTMGNGLGLSIVKKIILLHQGEITCESIPNQRTIFTIRLPKSL; encoded by the coding sequence ATGAGGCAATTATTAACGAAAATTAGTTTTAGTTTTTATACGACGCTGTTTATTTTTATTTTATACGTCTTGATTTTTACGATTACCGCCTGTTTAATTTATACGGTGATTGGCCTCGGGTGGTTTGATGAGGAGAGTCTTAACCCTATGTTGTTGACGTTAGCTGCCTGCTTTTTAGTTGGAACAACGATTTCAATTATCTGGGGGCATAAAATGTTGAAAAATGTTCGAATTTTTACCGGAGCGATGGATCAACTAGCTAGCGGGGATTTTTCGGTGCGTTTAAATATGACTCATCCCTTAGAATATCAGCTGTTATCTGATAATTTTAATCGGATGGCGGAACAATTAGCAGGCATTCAGGTGCTACGCACTGATTTTATTAATCACTTTTCGCATGAGTTTAAAACTCCGATTGTTTCGATTAAAGGATTTGCCCAGATTCTAAAGGATGATACGTTGTCTAAGGAAGAGCGCGAGGAATATTTAACGATTATGATAGAGGAGGCCGACCGCCTGTCAACTTTAGCGACGAATGTCCTCATGTTATCGAATATCGAATCACAAACTCTTTTAGTTGATCGCCAACGCTTTAATTTGGGGGAACAGTTACGACAATGTATTTTGATGTTTGAACCCAAATTAATAAAAAAAGATATTTTACTGCTTGCAACGATTGAAGATGAGGATATTTATGCGAATAAAGAATTACTCAATCAAGTGTGGTTAAATTTATTAGATAACGCCATTAAATTTGTTCCAATAGGTGGAAAGATCGAAGTGTCCATGGGAAGTTATGAGGCGGATTTAACCGTGATGATTGCCGATAATGGATGCGGAATTGCGAAAGAGACGCTTCCTAAAATATTTGATAAATTTTATCAAGAAGACCATTCCCGAAAGACGATGGGAAACGGACTGGGTCTATCGATTGTCAAAAAAATTATTCTCCTTCATCAGGGGGAGATTACGTGCGAAAGTATACCAAACCAACGGACTATCTTTACGATAAGGCTCCCTAAATCTTTATAA
- a CDS encoding L,D-transpeptidase family protein, producing the protein MSEEVNEGISKYTIKNLNLQKEPSKSAMIIKVIPAYSRFELLDSDDEWLKVSFNHREGYVAKGNVSVTKITTATTRLKTRPLKESKSMKTIKKHQVVEVVDQEGVFNQVFYEGKLGYVEADLLSDDGIKYQPDKLGNFYYNAEKFVNDQKIKSPTPFLVVTDLKAKQTYVFEDVKGSWKELYCWPCSIGAAQTPTITGVFHINGRKESFKTGRYQAKYATKIKEGYYYHSVLYDPSGTKVTEGRLGEALSHGCIRLAADQAKWIYDAILDGTTVVIH; encoded by the coding sequence ATGAGTGAAGAGGTTAATGAAGGGATAAGTAAGTATACGATCAAAAATCTAAATTTACAAAAGGAACCCTCGAAGTCAGCTATGATTATTAAAGTAATTCCAGCCTATTCTCGATTTGAACTATTGGATTCAGATGATGAGTGGTTAAAGGTGAGTTTTAACCATCGAGAGGGATATGTCGCTAAAGGTAACGTGTCAGTCACCAAAATAACGACGGCAACGACGCGTTTAAAAACAAGACCTTTAAAAGAATCCAAATCAATGAAGACGATTAAAAAGCATCAAGTGGTTGAAGTGGTTGATCAAGAGGGAGTTTTTAATCAAGTCTTTTATGAAGGAAAACTGGGCTATGTTGAAGCTGATCTGTTAAGTGATGATGGAATCAAATATCAACCTGATAAGCTCGGAAATTTTTATTACAATGCTGAAAAGTTCGTAAATGACCAGAAGATTAAGAGTCCGACTCCCTTTTTAGTTGTCACAGATTTAAAGGCAAAGCAAACGTATGTATTTGAGGATGTTAAGGGATCCTGGAAAGAATTATATTGTTGGCCATGTTCGATTGGGGCGGCCCAAACACCTACGATTACAGGAGTTTTTCATATTAATGGGCGTAAAGAGTCTTTTAAAACAGGACGTTATCAAGCGAAATATGCCACAAAAATCAAAGAAGGATATTATTATCACTCAGTTTTGTATGACCCAAGTGGAACAAAGGTAACGGAAGGTCGCTTAGGCGAGGCGTTAAGCCATGGGTGTATTCGTTTAGCGGCGGATCAAGCGAAATGGATTTATGACGCTATTTTAGATGGGACGACCGTTGTGATTCATTAG
- a CDS encoding DEAD/DEAH box helicase has product MSTFNELNLSPEILKSLAGLGYEKMTDVQSRVIPEILKGNDVMVQSKTGSGKTAAFGTAISEQIDWEENRPQALILTPTRELAIQIQEEMMNIGRFKRLKAVAVYGKSPFKEQAQQLKQKTHVVVGTPGRVLDHLERGTLNLQRVKYVVLDEADEMLSMGFIETIEMILKMTSLNRQTLFFSATLPARIEKLSQQYLKNPSMITIESESIVNESIEHALYQVRVPEKVRVLKDVLTIENPTQCMIFCATRDEVDALYQGLKAQGYPVLKLHGGMEQKERLETMRQFKMGRFPYLIATDVAARGIDVSQMSHVFNFDLPEDGEAFVHRVGRVGRAGEKGKAVTFVTPFEARKLEEIQTYIGFELPVKERPVKIEVEQSRERFESQLKRRPQQKQTKQADVHREIMKLYLNGGKKKKLRTVDFVGTILSIDGICKEDIGIIEIKDQVTYIDILNGKGFDVLDGLKTRTIKGKKLKVQRAYQV; this is encoded by the coding sequence ATGTCAACCTTTAACGAATTAAACCTAAGTCCTGAAATTTTAAAGTCTTTGGCGGGACTCGGATATGAAAAAATGACGGATGTTCAATCACGTGTTATTCCTGAGATTTTAAAAGGAAACGATGTGATGGTCCAATCTAAAACAGGAAGCGGGAAAACTGCTGCTTTTGGAACGGCTATTAGTGAGCAAATTGACTGGGAGGAAAATCGACCACAGGCATTGATTTTAACACCGACGCGAGAATTAGCCATTCAGATTCAAGAGGAAATGATGAATATTGGACGCTTTAAACGGTTAAAGGCGGTTGCCGTTTATGGAAAGTCCCCGTTTAAAGAACAGGCCCAACAGTTAAAACAAAAGACGCATGTCGTTGTTGGAACACCAGGACGTGTGCTTGATCATTTAGAGCGTGGGACATTGAATTTACAACGAGTAAAATACGTGGTCTTAGATGAAGCCGACGAAATGTTGAGCATGGGATTTATCGAGACGATTGAGATGATTTTAAAGATGACGTCTTTAAATCGACAAACCTTATTTTTTTCAGCTACTCTGCCAGCTCGAATTGAAAAATTAAGCCAACAGTATTTAAAGAATCCATCTATGATAACGATTGAATCAGAGTCTATTGTCAATGAATCCATCGAACATGCGCTATATCAGGTTCGGGTGCCTGAGAAGGTGCGCGTATTAAAGGATGTTTTAACGATTGAGAATCCGACTCAATGTATGATTTTTTGTGCGACGCGCGATGAAGTTGACGCATTGTATCAAGGATTAAAGGCGCAAGGCTATCCGGTTTTAAAATTACATGGGGGAATGGAACAAAAAGAGCGACTTGAGACGATGCGCCAATTTAAAATGGGGAGATTCCCATATTTAATTGCGACGGATGTCGCAGCCCGTGGAATCGATGTGAGTCAGATGAGCCATGTTTTTAATTTTGATTTACCGGAAGATGGCGAGGCTTTTGTTCACCGTGTGGGGCGTGTTGGTCGCGCAGGAGAAAAAGGAAAAGCAGTAACATTTGTGACACCATTTGAAGCGAGAAAGCTTGAAGAAATTCAAACCTATATTGGGTTTGAATTACCGGTGAAGGAGCGCCCTGTAAAAATAGAGGTCGAACAGTCAAGGGAACGGTTTGAGTCTCAACTCAAACGTCGTCCGCAACAGAAACAGACAAAACAGGCGGATGTTCATCGTGAAATTATGAAACTTTATTTAAATGGTGGAAAGAAGAAGAAATTACGCACTGTTGATTTTGTTGGAACGATTTTATCTATCGATGGAATTTGTAAAGAGGATATCGGGATTATTGAGATTAAGGATCAAGTGACCTATATCGATATTTTAAATGGGAAAGGTTTTGATGTTCTCGATGGATTAAAGACACGGACGATTAAAGGAAAGAAATTAAAGGTTCAACGGGCCTATCAAGTATAA
- a CDS encoding TM2 domain-containing protein, translating to MYCRHCGKELNENADYCTSCGVATTKGDSYCGNCGSEVAKEADVCPTCGTNLKRGVGAPKSKLVAGLLGIFLGVFGIHRFYLGYTTIGLVQLLVSVILGIFTFGISTALVSLWGFVEGILILCGTVITTDAGGNELQ from the coding sequence ATGTATTGTCGTCATTGTGGGAAAGAGTTAAATGAAAATGCTGATTACTGTACTTCATGCGGAGTAGCAACAACAAAAGGTGATTCTTATTGTGGAAACTGCGGTTCAGAAGTTGCTAAAGAGGCGGATGTTTGTCCAACATGCGGAACTAATTTGAAAAGAGGAGTGGGGGCTCCAAAATCAAAATTAGTTGCTGGATTATTAGGAATCTTTTTGGGGGTATTTGGAATTCACCGCTTTTATTTAGGGTATACGACAATTGGACTTGTTCAATTATTAGTGAGTGTGATTCTTGGAATTTTCACATTTGGAATTTCAACTGCGCTTGTGTCATTATGGGGATTTGTAGAAGGTATTTTAATTCTTTGTGGAACGGTGATTACAACAGATGCTGGCGGGAATGAGCTTCAATAA
- a CDS encoding SH3 domain-containing protein — protein sequence MKVVKCHISVYQYTWTSLNLRAEKSLISEVLTIIPSHTKFEVIGSDHLWLKVIYDGQIGYVLKQTVSVSEVLTHSQVNFLKQQAC from the coding sequence GTGAAAGTTGTAAAATGCCATATATCTGTCTATCAATATACATGGACAAGTTTAAATTTGCGTGCAGAAAAATCATTGATTTCGGAGGTGTTAACCATCATTCCATCCCATACGAAATTTGAGGTTATTGGATCAGATCATTTATGGTTAAAAGTCATTTATGATGGACAGATTGGCTATGTATTGAAACAAACTGTATCTGTGAGTGAGGTTCTTACTCACTCACAGGTAAACTTTTTAAAACAGCAAGCGTGTTAA
- a CDS encoding DUF2752 domain-containing protein, producing MSEKIRWIRLIIYAAIFILIYMIPLETVEGQRLCIWYHLFHMDCLGCGFTRAFFSLMHGQILKAFMYNPMVIVVPVAFFLVLQDSWMIIQRSPQWSLLEKFFKWGMARCYPHNIKNG from the coding sequence ATGAGTGAAAAAATAAGGTGGATCCGTCTGATTATTTATGCCGCTATTTTTATTTTAATCTATATGATTCCACTTGAAACCGTTGAAGGCCAGCGTTTATGTATCTGGTATCATCTCTTTCATATGGATTGTTTAGGTTGCGGGTTTACACGGGCATTTTTTAGCCTCATGCATGGTCAGATTCTAAAGGCATTCATGTATAATCCTATGGTTATCGTGGTTCCAGTTGCTTTCTTCTTGGTGTTGCAAGATAGTTGGATGATTATCCAAAGGTCGCCTCAATGGAGCCTCTTAGAAAAGTTTTTTAAGTGGGGGATGGCGCGATGTTATCCTCACAATATAAAGAACGGGTAG
- a CDS encoding response regulator transcription factor: MIHILVAEDDKHARRLLEVVLKREGYHVLSVEDGEMALKVIESHHVDLVILDVMMPKLDGYEVARLLREAEFMMPILMVTAKQLPEDKKRGFIMGTDDYMTKPIDTEELVLRIKALLRRSKIASEKKLTIGDVVLDYESLTVHRNQDVQTLPQKEFYLLYKLLSYPGRIFTRIQLMDEIWGVDTESTDTTVNVHINRLRKRFADCEAFELVSVRGLGYKAVKKE, translated from the coding sequence ATGATTCATATTTTAGTGGCAGAAGATGACAAGCATGCCAGAAGATTATTAGAGGTCGTCTTAAAGCGAGAGGGATATCATGTCTTAAGCGTCGAAGACGGTGAGATGGCATTAAAAGTGATCGAATCTCATCATGTCGATTTAGTCATTTTGGATGTGATGATGCCAAAGCTTGATGGTTATGAGGTGGCAAGATTATTAAGAGAGGCGGAGTTTATGATGCCTATTTTAATGGTGACAGCTAAGCAATTACCAGAAGATAAAAAGCGGGGATTTATCATGGGAACCGATGATTATATGACGAAGCCGATTGATACGGAGGAACTTGTTTTAAGGATTAAAGCCTTACTGCGACGGTCAAAAATTGCAAGTGAGAAAAAATTAACGATTGGCGATGTCGTCTTAGATTATGAATCCTTAACGGTGCACCGAAATCAAGACGTGCAGACGCTTCCACAAAAGGAGTTTTATTTATTGTATAAATTGTTATCTTATCCGGGACGAATCTTTACACGTATTCAGTTAATGGATGAGATTTGGGGCGTTGACACGGAGAGTACGGACACAACCGTGAACGTTCATATTAATCGATTGCGCAAACGTTTTGCTGATTGTGAAGCTTTCGAGTTAGTTTCAGTGCGAGGGCTTGGATATAAGGCGGTGAAAAAGGAATGA
- a CDS encoding S66 family peptidase, whose translation MSLLKPTQTIGLIALSNGLSVQQKPTLDRLEQTLEEMGLSTVRPPSLFAKESVYHASDKERAKMLMDFYKNPDIRAIFDVSGGDLANGVLSYLDYEWMSQHPKPFFGYSDLSVVLNALYTKTGQSSYLYQIRHLVGTFADAQQGQFKASLFEQEHALFTFPFDWIQGQKMEGVVIGGNIRCFLKLAGTAYWPSFKGKILLLEAYSGDVAKMATYLNQYKQLGVFEEINGLILGHFTEMQKKSFQPDIVTLVRQIVENPSLPMIKTDAIGHGADAKCMVIGGQYNFKEKEMRYEDGCNR comes from the coding sequence GTGTCCTTATTAAAACCAACGCAAACCATAGGGTTGATTGCGTTATCTAACGGATTATCTGTACAACAAAAACCAACGCTTGATCGGTTAGAGCAAACATTAGAGGAAATGGGGCTCTCTACCGTACGTCCCCCTTCTTTGTTTGCTAAAGAGAGTGTCTATCATGCCTCAGATAAAGAGCGTGCGAAGATGTTGATGGATTTTTATAAAAACCCAGATATCCGAGCGATTTTTGATGTATCTGGAGGAGATTTAGCAAATGGAGTTCTTTCCTATCTGGATTACGAGTGGATGAGCCAACATCCCAAACCTTTTTTCGGGTACAGTGATTTATCGGTGGTGCTAAATGCGCTATATACAAAAACAGGACAATCGAGTTATCTCTATCAAATTCGTCACCTGGTCGGAACCTTTGCTGATGCACAACAGGGGCAATTTAAAGCCTCACTTTTTGAGCAGGAACACGCCTTATTCACTTTTCCATTTGACTGGATTCAGGGACAGAAGATGGAGGGCGTTGTGATTGGAGGAAATATACGATGTTTCTTAAAATTAGCAGGTACAGCGTATTGGCCCTCGTTTAAAGGGAAGATTTTACTGCTTGAGGCGTATAGTGGTGATGTGGCGAAAATGGCAACTTATTTGAATCAATATAAGCAACTTGGGGTATTTGAAGAGATTAACGGCCTTATTCTCGGACATTTCACTGAAATGCAGAAAAAATCGTTTCAGCCGGATATCGTGACACTTGTTCGTCAAATTGTTGAAAATCCATCTTTACCGATGATTAAGACTGATGCGATTGGTCATGGGGCCGACGCTAAATGTATGGTAATTGGTGGTCAGTATAACTTTAAAGAGAAAGAGATGAGATATGAGGATGGATGTAACAGATAA
- a CDS encoding biotin--[acetyl-CoA-carboxylase] ligase — protein MELKQEVLALFMNHHDEVISGQEIANRLSFSRTAIWKVIKQLREEGYPIESIGNKGYRLCQVRDPLSRDLIIKALHSDYQKIQLEIYPQVDSTNTRAKVRAIEGAQHGHVILADEQTRGHGRFGRPFYSPKGEGLYMSLILRPQMHLSQSVYVTMQVAVLICRVLERLTHQAPSIKWVNDIYLGDKKVCGILTEAVTDFETGQVQYMILGIGLNVWNEEFPDELKQIATALTPLKTTRNEICAALLNEVLPISSSFSFDEEILVEYKRRSNVLGKTVEFVKNRAPIEGVAEDIDETGGLIVRLQNGEVETLHSGEVSIRRK, from the coding sequence ATGGAATTAAAACAAGAGGTGTTAGCCTTGTTCATGAATCATCATGATGAGGTCATATCCGGTCAGGAAATAGCTAATCGTCTTTCTTTTAGTCGGACAGCAATTTGGAAGGTGATTAAACAATTAAGGGAAGAGGGATACCCAATTGAGTCGATAGGAAATAAAGGATATCGTTTATGCCAGGTTCGTGATCCCCTATCACGGGATTTAATTATTAAGGCGTTGCATTCCGATTATCAGAAAATACAACTTGAAATTTACCCACAAGTTGATTCAACGAATACGCGGGCAAAGGTTCGTGCAATAGAAGGAGCCCAACATGGGCATGTGATCTTAGCTGATGAGCAGACGAGGGGACATGGTCGTTTTGGAAGGCCCTTTTACTCACCTAAGGGCGAGGGGCTTTATATGAGCCTTATTTTACGTCCTCAGATGCATCTGAGTCAGTCTGTCTATGTCACGATGCAAGTTGCCGTCCTCATCTGTCGTGTACTAGAGCGTTTGACCCATCAAGCCCCTAGTATCAAATGGGTAAATGACATTTACTTAGGAGATAAAAAGGTATGCGGTATTTTAACGGAGGCTGTTACCGATTTTGAAACAGGGCAGGTCCAATACATGATCTTAGGGATTGGATTAAATGTTTGGAACGAAGAGTTTCCAGATGAATTAAAACAGATCGCCACTGCTTTAACTCCTTTAAAGACGACACGAAATGAGATTTGTGCGGCTTTATTAAATGAGGTATTACCGATTAGTTCATCTTTTTCTTTTGATGAAGAGATTTTAGTTGAATATAAACGACGATCGAACGTTTTGGGGAAGACCGTGGAGTTTGTTAAAAATCGTGCTCCGATTGAAGGCGTGGCCGAAGACATCGATGAAACGGGTGGACTCATTGTCCGATTACAAAATGGAGAGGTTGAAACGCTACATTCGGGTGAAGTTTCAATCCGAAGAAAGTAG
- the htpG gene encoding molecular chaperone HtpG, producing the protein MKQFKAESKRLLDLMINSIYTHREIFLRELISNASDAIDKLYYRALTDHNLSFNSEDYFIKITVDEAKRQIKISDTGIGMTEAELDEHLGVIAKSGSLQFKKDTELEDGHDIIGQFGVGFYSAFLVADKVTVISKALGAETAYKWESCGADGYVIEPCEKESVGTDIILTVKENTEDENFDEYLDPYKLKAIIKKYSDFIRYPIKMDITHSQLKEGTENEYEEVTEEQTVNSMVPIWKKNKRELTDADYQAFYHEKHFGFDNPLAHVHLSVDGNVSYQAILYIPEKMPYDFYTTEYEKGLELYSSGVLIMNKCADLLPDYFSFVKGIVDSEDLSLNISREILQHDRQLKLIAKNIKTKIKNELEKMIKNDREKYETFYQSFGRQLKYGVYSDFGANKEVLQDLLMFTSSYEDKLVTLSEYVSRMKEGQSHIYYAVGDSIDRVKKLPQSEAVLDQGYEMLYFTEDIDEFAIKMLMSYDGKEFKSVSSADLDLETDEKDAEATKEFASLFENMTSVLSGKVKAVRASQRLKSHPVCLANEGELSIEMEKVLNSMPNGQQVKADKVLEVNVNHEVFKSLQAAYEQDQAKFDLYTDVLYNQARLIEGLDIEDPVAFTNNVCQLMK; encoded by the coding sequence TTGAAACAGTTTAAGGCAGAATCAAAACGTTTACTTGATTTAATGATCAACTCGATTTATACGCATCGCGAGATTTTCTTGCGAGAATTAATTTCAAATGCAAGTGATGCTATTGATAAACTTTACTATCGAGCACTAACGGATCACAATTTAAGTTTCAATTCGGAAGATTATTTTATTAAAATTACGGTTGATGAGGCAAAGCGCCAAATTAAAATTTCGGATACTGGAATTGGGATGACAGAAGCGGAATTAGACGAGCATTTAGGAGTCATTGCAAAGAGTGGTTCGTTACAGTTTAAAAAAGATACAGAATTAGAAGACGGACATGATATCATTGGTCAATTCGGTGTTGGTTTTTATTCTGCATTCTTAGTGGCGGACAAGGTAACGGTGATTTCAAAAGCATTAGGGGCAGAGACAGCCTATAAGTGGGAGTCATGCGGTGCAGATGGTTATGTGATTGAACCATGCGAAAAGGAATCTGTGGGAACAGATATTATCCTAACGGTTAAAGAAAATACCGAAGATGAAAACTTCGATGAATATTTAGACCCATACAAATTAAAAGCAATTATCAAAAAATACTCTGACTTTATTCGTTATCCAATTAAAATGGATATCACACATTCGCAATTAAAAGAAGGAACAGAGAATGAATACGAAGAAGTTACAGAAGAGCAGACAGTGAATAGCATGGTTCCAATTTGGAAAAAGAATAAACGCGAATTGACCGATGCTGATTATCAAGCTTTTTATCACGAGAAACATTTTGGATTTGACAATCCATTAGCTCATGTTCATTTAAGTGTTGATGGGAATGTTAGCTATCAAGCTATTTTATATATTCCTGAAAAAATGCCATATGATTTCTACACAACGGAATATGAAAAAGGGTTAGAGTTATATTCAAGCGGTGTTTTAATCATGAATAAATGTGCGGATTTATTACCCGACTACTTTAGCTTTGTAAAGGGAATTGTAGACTCAGAGGATTTATCATTAAATATCTCACGAGAAATCTTACAACATGATCGTCAGTTAAAGTTAATAGCGAAAAATATTAAAACAAAAATTAAAAATGAATTAGAAAAAATGATTAAAAATGACCGTGAAAAATATGAAACGTTCTACCAATCATTTGGTCGTCAATTAAAATATGGGGTTTATTCGGATTTTGGTGCAAATAAAGAGGTATTACAAGATTTATTAATGTTTACTTCTTCTTACGAAGATAAATTAGTCACTCTATCTGAATATGTATCACGTATGAAAGAGGGTCAATCTCATATTTATTATGCAGTAGGGGATTCAATTGATCGAGTTAAAAAATTACCGCAATCAGAAGCAGTTCTTGATCAAGGATATGAAATGCTCTACTTTACAGAAGATATTGACGAGTTTGCGATTAAGATGCTGATGTCTTATGACGGAAAAGAATTCAAATCAGTTTCTAGTGCCGATTTAGACCTTGAAACTGATGAAAAGGATGCAGAAGCAACTAAAGAATTCGCCTCATTATTTGAAAATATGACATCTGTTTTAAGCGGTAAGGTAAAAGCTGTACGTGCAAGCCAACGTTTAAAATCACATCCTGTTTGTTTAGCGAATGAAGGGGAATTATCCATTGAAATGGAAAAAGTGTTAAATTCCATGCCAAATGGACAACAAGTTAAAGCAGACAAAGTGCTAGAAGTTAACGTTAATCATGAAGTATTTAAATCTTTACAGGCGGCTTATGAACAAGATCAAGCTAAATTTGATTTATATACAGATGTTTTATATAACCAGGCACGCCTAATTGAAGGATTAGATATTGAAGATCCAGTGGCATTTACCAATAATGTTTGTCAATTAATGAAATAA
- a CDS encoding biotin transporter BioY — translation MRKEMMKIREITSIALCLAMLCVSSYVSIPLPFMTTPITAQTIMINTIALWLTPAQAMTTMGAYLILGLIGFPVFAGGSSGISVFLRPTGGFLIAFFISVGVISGLKKRFPQKLGSNIFLTVGIGMPIVYFVGAFWMSILMEIDFVVAFQLSVYPFIVGDLLKCLIACRLVERLNGTMKQRSVFIKRKLV, via the coding sequence ATGAGAAAAGAGATGATGAAAATTCGTGAGATAACATCAATCGCCCTTTGTTTGGCGATGCTCTGTGTCTCCTCATATGTATCAATTCCATTGCCTTTTATGACAACGCCCATTACGGCACAAACGATTATGATTAATACGATTGCACTTTGGCTAACCCCCGCACAAGCCATGACAACGATGGGTGCCTACTTGATATTAGGACTGATCGGTTTTCCTGTTTTCGCTGGGGGAAGTTCGGGCATATCCGTGTTCCTTCGGCCGACGGGAGGATTTTTAATCGCCTTTTTTATCTCGGTGGGGGTGATTAGCGGATTAAAAAAACGATTCCCGCAAAAGCTCGGGTCCAATATTTTTTTAACCGTAGGGATTGGGATGCCGATTGTTTATTTCGTGGGTGCTTTTTGGATGAGCATTCTGATGGAGATAGACTTTGTCGTCGCTTTTCAACTCTCGGTCTATCCGTTTATTGTAGGCGATCTTTTAAAATGTTTAATCGCTTGTCGTCTAGTCGAAAGACTAAATGGCACCATGAAACAAAGGTCAGTTTTTATAAAAAGGAAGTTAGTCTAA